TGCCTTTTGTCACGATACTTTTTACTACTATATCGCTTATTTTCACATCGCCCGATTTATTATTTAATACAATTTTATCTATTTCTTTCTTCGGAATAGCTATAGATATACTATTTTTCTTCCGAAACGTAAAACCATTAAAAAATCTGGTCGCCTTTTGTTTTTGCTTAATCACAACTTTATTTCCTTCATGTTCTATTTCGATGGGATCTAAATCTTTATCTGCTCGTTGGCCTTGAGCAGAAATCACTATTTTGTTAGCTTCTGTGCTTTTAAATTCAATATCCCAGTTTTCATTGTCCACTTCTATTTCTTTTATATTATTTATCTCAAAAGACTTTTCTTTCTTAAAATCTTTCCCCTGAAATGTCTTAAACCCAAAAACTACACTAGCAATTATAAGCAATAAAATAGCACTTACTATTATTTTTTTCACCATTCATACCCCAGTTTGTTGTTGTTTTAGGCCTGCTTCACGCCACATCGATCTTGTCGATTTTACGATACGATAGATAACTAATGAAAATTCCTAATAAACAGAGCACAATTGGGATAACTATAAAATCATACATATTTACTTGACCGTTTCCAGCACCAACATTACCGTTAATTATCATCCCAATTATTACTGCAGAAGTAATCGTTGTCGGTGTCGATTTCTTTCTCATCCCAAAAAATAAAGGAATTAAACTTATACCAGATATCATAAATGCACTTATAAAAGTAGACGGAACGGTGGCTATTATTTCACCCATCGTAATAGGTGTTTCAATCAGTCCCATCATTGGGTTCATAAAATATATGAGCAAACTAATAGTGAAAGTAGCAATAGTCATGCTCACAAAACAAAAACTAAAAACAATTGTTAATTTCGCCCTCATTAACATTTTCCTTTGCAGTGGGTACATAAACAATAGTTGTATTGTTTTGTTCTTATACTCATCAATTACTAAACGTGACAAAATGATCGAACTAAAAATAAGAAATGTCATCCTAATAAAGATGTTTGCTAAAGTCATATATTTTGTGAAATCAGTGAGCGCCGCATCTACTTCATCTTTCGCTCCCAACCCCATAAGACTTACCGCAGCAAAAATTGCTATAATACAAATTGCTACACTTTTAAAGTAATTAGATAATTTATGTTTTTTCCACTCTAGCTTCATTAATCTAAGCATACTTTTCCACTCTAGCTTCATTAATCTAAGCATACAAACCACGCCTCCATTCTTTATATAACTCTCTCTACGCTGCTAACATTCTAATTCCAGCAGTAACTACGCTTAACATTCCTATCACTAGTAGAATTAACAACCATTTCCGCTCTGGTTTCCTATAATATAAAATCCCACTTATGAACATTACGATTAATCCGCTTACGAGATTCAACAACAATCCATTAAGCATGAATGCCCTCTCCATCCATTACATTTAAGAAATACTCCTCTAAAGAACTATGTTTCTTATTAATACTTTCAATTTCTACATCGTTCATAATGAGTGCTTTTGAAATGGCTTGCTGCGTCGCCTTCACTTCATACACACGAATCATGTTTCCACTCATTATTTTGTAATTTTTTATAGCGAGTTTATCTTCTAAAATATAAGCCGCACGTTTCACATCTGGAGTCGTAATTTCAATATACTCTGTTTGTTTTCCGTTAATACTCTTCATTGAAACTTCTTTTATTAGTTTTCCATTTTGAATCACACCAATTGTATCTGCCATTTGTTCCATCTCACCTAAAATATGACTAGAGACTAATAACGTAATGCCATATTCTTTGCAAAGCATTTTAAATAACTCTCGTAACTCTTTAATACCAATTGGATCTAAGCCATTAATTGGTTCATCTAAAATGAGAAGCTCTGGTTTTGTCATGATCGCCCTTGCAATACCGAGTCGTTGTTTCATTCCTAATGAAAAATCTTTTACTTTTTTATTATCTATGCCGTGTAGTTTCACTAAATTTAACGCATGGTCAATTGCGTTTTTATCGTAATAGCCCATATATTCACAATGTAACTCTAAGTTTTCTTTCGCCGTTAATTTATCATAAAAGATTGGATATTCAATAATTGTCCCCATTCTTTTTAATACTTCATAAGATGTGTCTGTTAACTTCTCACCGAAAATTTCAATATCACCGCTCGTCGGTTTTATTAAATTTGTAATCATTTTCATAATCGTTGTTTTACCCGCGCCGTTCGGTCCTAAAAAGCCGTAAATCTCTCCTTTTTTCACATGCATATTAACACTAGAAATAACTTCTTTCCCTTTAAACACTTTCGTTAACTGGTTCGTTTTTAATATATATGTCATGTCACTTTCCCCTTTCGCACTGCTCTATATTTCTATAATAGACAACGGAAATCTCTTTTTTCTTACCCGTTCCTTACAAATTCCTTACGCTGAAAAAAAAGCTTGTAGAATCTACTTCTCTACAAGCTAAAACTGCATCTTTGTTAATACAACTGTAAAAACCGTTTTTTCATACGGCTTACTAGAAAGATAAATTTCTCCATCCATCGCTTCCACAAGCCTTTTCGTAATTGTTAACCCTAGACCACTTCCTTGGTACAATCTATTTCTTGAATCTTCAAGTGTGTACATACGCTCAAACACTTTATCAATATGAGATTCATCAATTCCTTTTCCTTTATCCCATACGTCTATATACACACTCGTTTCATCATCTCTTAAAGTCATACCAAGTGTCTTTCCATCGTCCCCATATGTAATCGCATTTGATATTAAATTATTCAATACTCTGCCTAATACTTCTACATTTCCAAGTGCATATATATTTCTTTCTGCTATATCAATATGGACATGAAAACCTTTCGTCGTCACTAAATCATAAAAAGATAAAATCTTCTCGCGGCAAACTTCATTCATATTTACTTTTGTCATCTCGATTGCTTTGTCACCGGATTCTAATTTTGCTAAATCAAAAAACTTATGAATCAGTTCCATAACTTCCAGCGTTTTCGTATGCACCTTTTCAAGCAATATTTGCTGCTCTTCCTCATTTATCGTTTTATCCTTATTTAACATTTCTGTATATCCAAGAATAACTGTTAGTGGTGTTTTTAAATCATGTGAAATA
This genomic interval from Bacillus cereus contains the following:
- a CDS encoding DUF4097 domain-containing protein, which translates into the protein MVKKIIVSAILLLIIASVVFGFKTFQGKDFKKEKSFEINNIKEIEVDNENWDIEFKSTEANKIVISAQGQRADKDLDPIEIEHEGNKVVIKQKQKATRFFNGFTFRKKNSISIAIPKKEIDKIVLNNKSGDVKISDIVVKSIVTKGKSGDEMIVGLSADKGEFISESGDLMLKDSSLQEVNITSTTGDNYVKNIKNENMNITSTSGEVLLKDMTEGKSLFVETKSGDIGVRYKGVPTSLKLMAKSNSSDIMVNVNGLKKDKNTEKVKEGTIGDAKNEVKILSETGAIYIN
- a CDS encoding ABC transporter permease, whose amino-acid sequence is MLRLMKLEWKKHKLSNYFKSVAICIIAIFAAVSLMGLGAKDEVDAALTDFTKYMTLANIFIRMTFLIFSSIILSRLVIDEYKNKTIQLLFMYPLQRKMLMRAKLTIVFSFCFVSMTIATFTISLLIYFMNPMMGLIETPITMGEIIATVPSTFISAFMISGISLIPLFFGMRKKSTPTTITSAVIIGMIINGNVGAGNGQVNMYDFIVIPIVLCLLGIFISYLSYRKIDKIDVA
- a CDS encoding ABC transporter ATP-binding protein — protein: MTYILKTNQLTKVFKGKEVISSVNMHVKKGEIYGFLGPNGAGKTTIMKMITNLIKPTSGDIEIFGEKLTDTSYEVLKRMGTIIEYPIFYDKLTAKENLELHCEYMGYYDKNAIDHALNLVKLHGIDNKKVKDFSLGMKQRLGIARAIMTKPELLILDEPINGLDPIGIKELRELFKMLCKEYGITLLVSSHILGEMEQMADTIGVIQNGKLIKEVSMKSINGKQTEYIEITTPDVKRAAYILEDKLAIKNYKIMSGNMIRVYEVKATQQAISKALIMNDVEIESINKKHSSLEEYFLNVMDGEGIHA
- a CDS encoding HAMP domain-containing histidine kinase, which produces MVVFLTVVIIILLIIIYVQYKIRKNSSRNLRYTYEKLNRIVKEQTGEKLLIMTDDTELQKLLVAINHLLDAKQKTNADHAKVEISMRKMLSNISHDLKTPLTVILGYTEMLNKDKTINEEEQQILLEKVHTKTLEVMELIHKFFDLAKLESGDKAIEMTKVNMNEVCREKILSFYDLVTTKGFHVHIDIAERNIYALGNVEVLGRVLNNLISNAITYGDDGKTLGMTLRDDETSVYIDVWDKGKGIDESHIDKVFERMYTLEDSRNRLYQGSGLGLTITKRLVEAMDGEIYLSSKPYEKTVFTVVLTKMQF